The following are from one region of the Halarcobacter sp. genome:
- a CDS encoding metallophosphoesterase family protein — translation MSRIIIYGDIHGCLEEFKNLRKKIDFNENDKEIVIGDILDKGPYSVETLRFCIENKIESILGNHEYKYLRYKKHYELFVKTNKKIPMKLDDEKSKIFESLNNEDFEYLLNMNFYKKIDNLTLIHAGITNDIKLDENNQHDLEKLLWIRKLDDNQKPVALRDSNLNYKWWSEYYNGNQGFIIYGHQPFDKIKIDEYSIGIDTGCVHGNKLTALIINDTINPKDNYYLVQIEGNKYA, via the coding sequence GTGAGTAGAATAATAATATACGGAGATATTCATGGATGTCTTGAAGAATTTAAAAATCTTAGAAAAAAAATTGATTTTAATGAAAATGATAAAGAAATTGTAATTGGAGATATTTTAGACAAGGGTCCCTATTCAGTTGAAACTTTGAGATTTTGTATAGAAAACAAGATAGAATCAATTTTAGGGAATCATGAATATAAATATTTAAGATACAAAAAACATTATGAGTTATTTGTAAAAACAAATAAGAAAATTCCAATGAAACTTGATGATGAAAAGTCAAAAATATTTGAAAGTTTAAATAATGAAGATTTTGAATATCTTTTAAATATGAATTTTTATAAAAAAATTGATAATCTTACTTTGATTCATGCCGGAATTACTAACGATATTAAGCTTGATGAGAATAATCAACATGATTTAGAAAAACTTTTGTGGATTAGAAAACTTGATGATAATCAAAAGCCAGTAGCTTTAAGAGATAGTAATTTAAATTACAAATGGTGGAGTGAATATTATAATGGAAATCAAGGTTTTATAATATATGGTCATCAACCATTTGATAAAATAAAAATTGATGAATATTCAATAGGTATTGATACAGGGTGCGTTCATGGAAATAAATTAACAGCTTTAATAATTAATGACACAATAAATCCAAAAGATAATTATTATCTAGTTCAAATAGAAGGGAATAAATATGCATAA
- a CDS encoding AAA family ATPase yields MKLIYLKIQKYKNIEDIELVFDQNHEVTLLHMEDKKDSKKKAFYLEIKNKEKQDSEKLNIFDCNVSFNAIVGENGTGKTNVLETICNLNQEKLSEDNLIFKVYKKDDIYYYLINDNDKTLYIHSSSDSIKEEKIKPFEELSSYSTIFYSEIPTKNVIEYRQLKNISFWKEVQKVQLKYIKKHINNNFNKESVLYLDEDYDFNSEIEEVSLNYSINKVKSEMQLNQLYLEHELKYYPNIEKKINKVLFEVTHEKFAQVDIHNVEEVTSCIISIVFSEYIDESLLKYDKDSLKENKQTLLGLKDFLDENLNIGLEEERKINFQDIRKEIKSITYTDLIDYEFLNNKLKDIKLFEDEYTKFIERIENDIDIEDDNESLIIAKKRFCTKKFIESLFPFIKYGIFNLKWELELSTGEESLMYFFSRLFQTFRKNPSIKNYIIVVDEIEAYLHPNWQKNFIKSINDFLKLKEFEDYNFNIIMTTHSPFVLSDLEDKDIIYLEKNENGYSKNSSNEIVIDTFGSNIHELLSHSFFMDDELPIGTFAKSKIEEVIKLLNKNSELIQEEHLLCIKIISIIGEPVLQERLWSMYHSKIKNSESKSKSNLLEIKEYLEKQTK; encoded by the coding sequence ATGAAGTTAATATACCTAAAGATTCAAAAGTATAAGAATATAGAAGATATTGAGTTAGTTTTTGATCAAAATCATGAAGTTACACTTCTTCATATGGAAGATAAAAAAGATAGTAAAAAAAAAGCTTTTTATCTTGAAATAAAAAATAAAGAAAAACAAGATTCTGAAAAATTAAATATATTTGACTGTAATGTTTCATTTAATGCAATAGTTGGTGAAAATGGGACAGGGAAAACGAATGTTTTAGAGACAATATGTAATTTAAACCAAGAAAAACTTTCTGAAGATAATTTAATATTTAAAGTGTATAAAAAAGATGATATATATTATTATTTAATTAATGATAATGACAAAACACTCTATATTCATAGTAGTTCTGATAGTATAAAAGAAGAAAAAATTAAGCCTTTTGAAGAATTGTCCTCTTATAGTACAATATTTTATTCAGAAATTCCTACAAAGAATGTAATCGAATATAGGCAATTAAAAAATATCTCTTTTTGGAAAGAAGTACAAAAAGTACAATTAAAATATATAAAGAAGCACATCAATAATAATTTTAATAAAGAGAGTGTACTTTATTTAGATGAAGATTATGATTTTAATTCTGAAATAGAAGAAGTTTCATTAAATTATTCAATTAATAAAGTTAAAAGTGAAATGCAATTAAATCAACTTTATTTAGAACATGAGTTAAAGTATTATCCAAATATTGAAAAAAAAATAAACAAAGTGTTATTTGAAGTAACTCATGAAAAATTTGCACAAGTTGATATACATAATGTTGAAGAAGTCACTTCTTGTATTATTTCTATAGTTTTTAGTGAGTATATAGATGAAAGTTTACTAAAGTATGATAAAGATTCATTAAAAGAAAATAAACAAACTCTTCTAGGGTTAAAAGATTTTTTAGATGAGAATTTAAATATAGGATTAGAGGAAGAAAGGAAAATCAATTTTCAAGATATTAGAAAAGAAATAAAATCTATTACTTATACAGATTTAATAGATTATGAATTTTTAAATAATAAATTAAAAGATATAAAACTTTTTGAAGATGAGTACACAAAATTTATTGAAAGAATTGAAAATGATATTGATATTGAAGATGATAATGAAAGTTTAATAATAGCAAAAAAAAGATTTTGTACTAAAAAGTTTATAGAATCATTATTCCCATTTATAAAGTATGGAATATTTAATTTAAAATGGGAGCTTGAACTAAGTACAGGTGAGGAATCTTTAATGTATTTTTTTTCAAGATTATTTCAAACTTTCAGAAAAAATCCCTCAATAAAAAACTATATTATCGTTGTTGATGAAATTGAGGCTTATTTACATCCAAATTGGCAGAAAAATTTTATAAAGTCAATTAATGATTTTTTAAAATTAAAAGAGTTTGAAGATTACAATTTTAATATCATAATGACTACACATTCACCTTTTGTACTATCTGATCTTGAGGATAAGGACATTATATATTTAGAAAAGAATGAAAATGGATACAGTAAAAATTCTAGTAATGAAATTGTTATTGATACTTTTGGTTCAAATATTCATGAACTATTAAGTCATTCTTTTTTTATGGATGATGAATTACCTATTGGAACTTTTGCAAAATCAAAAATTGAAGAAGTCATTAAATTATTGAATAAAAATTCTGAATTGATTCAGGAAGAACATTTATTATGTATTAAAATAATCTCAATTATTGGAGAACCAGTATTGCAAGAAAGATTATGGAGTATGTATCATTCTAAAATCAAAAATTCAGAATCAAAGTCTAAAAGTAACTTATTGGAAATAAAAGAATACTTAGAAAAGCAGACTAAATAA
- a CDS encoding U32 family peptidase has translation MNKVIIGIDEDTNITVLLNQGIKQFYFGYLPKEYYEKYSSQTSLNRRYRVKEQFTNLDKIYETIDIIHKNNATIYLALNSFTSNTTMLEYSKKIYELFYKKVDAIIVANITMAQFLKSQNYSKIVLSNLFGLYTTNAVKFFKGQFNPYKFILPRDIQIKDLETIVSSFPDDKFECFLFGDNCRYSESFCFSEHGYDSVGFGSLCNFAFTNKKPIQSASASFKQIVKNRKLNDQEKKELLNKHFLDLNSLLDEIELNRYEFNSQNIAKCLDRINRYDINYLKESKKDFIRLLNLLKSLEFPKAKEILNKLKAVKFEDMDYYPTFHKLNNKAILATIRIFEKHKNIVSYKVPSRGRELYKLLNELNENETYDYTKSQYQL, from the coding sequence TTGAACAAAGTAATTATTGGTATAGATGAAGATACAAATATTACTGTACTTCTAAACCAAGGTATAAAACAATTTTATTTTGGATACTTACCTAAAGAGTATTATGAGAAATACTCCTCTCAAACTTCTTTAAATAGAAGATATAGAGTAAAAGAACAATTTACTAACCTAGATAAAATATATGAAACCATAGATATTATACATAAAAATAATGCAACGATATACTTAGCATTAAACTCTTTTACTTCAAACACTACTATGCTAGAGTATTCAAAAAAGATATATGAGCTTTTTTATAAAAAAGTAGATGCAATTATCGTTGCTAATATTACAATGGCACAATTTTTAAAATCTCAAAACTACTCTAAAATAGTATTATCAAATCTTTTTGGACTTTATACTACAAATGCTGTAAAATTTTTCAAAGGACAGTTTAATCCATATAAATTTATACTACCAAGAGATATTCAAATAAAAGATTTAGAAACTATCGTTTCAAGTTTTCCTGACGATAAGTTTGAATGCTTTTTATTTGGGGATAATTGTCGATATTCAGAAAGCTTTTGCTTTAGTGAGCATGGATATGACTCTGTTGGCTTTGGATCTTTGTGTAACTTTGCTTTTACAAATAAAAAGCCTATACAAAGTGCTAGTGCTAGTTTTAAACAGATAGTTAAAAATAGAAAACTAAATGACCAAGAGAAAAAAGAATTATTAAATAAGCACTTTTTAGATTTAAATTCACTACTTGATGAAATAGAATTAAACAGATATGAATTTAACTCTCAAAATATAGCCAAATGTTTAGATAGGATAAATAGATATGATATTAACTACTTAAAAGAATCAAAAAAAGATTTTATCAGACTTTTAAATCTTTTAAAATCCCTAGAGTTTCCAAAAGCAAAAGAGATACTCAATAAACTAAAAGCTGTAAAATTTGAAGATATGGATTATTATCCAACGTTTCATAAACTAAATAATAAAGCTATCTTAGCAACTATTAGAATTTTTGAAAAGCATAAAAATATAGTCTCATATAAAGTTCCATCAAGAGGAAGAGAATTATATAAGCTACTAAATGAACTAAATGAAAATGAAACCTATGATTATACAAAGAGTCAATATCAACTATGA